The nucleotide window CAATGACGGATGAAAGTGTTACTAAAGAACAGTTGATACAAATTTTAAAAACGAAATTACCGGAGATGTTCGCTACATACTCTAACAGTGATTTCCAAATGACATCAATGAGTTACCATTATGCCGATGATTTGACGACGCGTTACGAGTTGACATTCCAGAAAAAAGTTAATAAACAAACGGAAGGCGGCAGTGTCTCATTCAGATCGGACAATCTTGAAATAGAGCATCTGTATTTTAATCCTGCAAATTTGAAGGATGCTTTATTCCCAGGAAAAATAACGGAAGAACAAGGGCGTAAAATCGCGGAAGATTTCGTTAAAAAGGTTGTTTCATCATCCAATTACGTATTATCTACCGAAACACCAAGTTATTTCAGCGGCCTAATTACGGAGCCAATTACGTACAACTACACCTTCAATTCCACTGAAAAGAATATTCCGATACAGGATCAGTCAATTGTAGTAAGTGTGCTTGGCGATGGCAAAATCCAGTATTTCACTCAAATGAGCCCGGACCAAAAACGCATGTCATTTGAAGAGGCGACAAATATAGTTTCAAAAGAAGCCGCTTTAGAAAAGATGAAGGATCAATTAAATTTAACCTTGCAATACTCGATTGATTATTTGTCGAATTCTTCTAAACCTTCAGTAAAACTTGTATACTTGCCAGCACCTAATGTCATTGGTTTACATGCAACATCGAATAAATGGGCAACAACAACAGGCAAGACAGATTCTTTAAACAGCAAGGCGGCATTACAACCGCTTGCTCCTAAACAGTTAAAAGAATCGTCGCCAATCACAATTGACGATGCGAAAGAAATTGCAAAACAGTTAGTAGAAAGCCAGGGGAATACAACCAAATTCACGATTGATCATGCTTATGAATATCAAATGAATGAACAGGCAGTAATCAGTGTGTCGTATTCTTACCGTTACCGAAACGGATCTTTCGGTTCATCGATCGAATTCAATAAAAATACAGGGGAACTTATCTCTTACTCAGACTATTATAGTCCAATACCGTTTGAAGATGATGAAACGGAAAACGCAGTACCAAGAATGGATAAAGATAAGGTCCTGGCAGCAGCTGAGAAATATGTGAAGGAACTTGCTCCGACATCCGTACATGAATATGCAAAGCTAAATACAGAACCTGTTTATGATAAAGATTCGAAAGTGCACTATGTGAACTTCCCGAGAATTAAAAATGGACTGATTGTAAATGGAGACAGTCTGTCAGTAACAATTGATGATGAAGGGAAACTGAAATCATTCTACCGCTATCCTTTAGAAATCGAGGAATGGCCGGATGCTGATGCTACTGTTTCAAGCGAAGAGGCAAAAAAACTGTTTGCGGATGCACTGGATGTTAAGCTTGTTTACCACAGGCTGCAAAACGAAGACGGCAAATATGAGCTCGTTTATGTGCCGACAGTGAATGGACAAGAGTACTACCAGGTCGATGCCAACAGCGGTGAAATTGTCAGCCCATATGCACAGGCGAAAAAAGCGAAAGTCACTCACCCGACTGCCGAGAAGGAACTGAACTATCTAATCCAGGCAGGGGCGATTGAAGTGAAAGACCCGAATACTTTCAATGCAGATACAGCCATTACACAAGGTCAGGCACTGCAAACAATAATAAAATCCATCACATATTTCTATGAAGATTATTATGCATATCGCCAGGAGCAGCCACCTGTTTCATTCGAACATATCAATCCGGATCATCCATATTATAATGTAGTGGAAACAGCAACACGTTTAGGGATTTTAAATCCGCTAGAAGATGAATTGAATATCGACCAAAAAGTAACAAATGAGCAATTAGCTGTTTGGTACATCCGTACTCTTGGTCTTGAACAAGCAGCGAAGCACCCTGAGATTTATCAGTTAACGATTAAAGATGCGGCTGATGTGGATCCGGAAAAAATCGGATATGTGGCGATTTCACATGTGCTAGGACTACAAGGTACAGATCAATCGATGTTCCTGCCGAAAAGAGAAGTAACGTATGCACAGCTGGCTAAATCCATTATCGAACTTGCATATGAAATTGCAGAAAAAAGAAATAGCGGTTCATATTACTACTAAGCCCTATAAAAATTTTAAACTCGTGAAGTTTTTAAAGACTTCACGGGTTTTTTTAAAAATTTTTTCGAAAAATAAGGAATATACGTTCTCTTTTACGTAATAGTTAGTGGTTTAACTGTACCGACTTGTGATAAAATAATTTAAAGTGCTAAACTGAAAAAAATCGCGATAATTTTTTTGAAACGTTGTAAGATAGTACAAGTAACGAATCAATAATGGAAGTTGGGAAAAGAATGCAAAAAAATAAATACCGAATTCATAGTAATGTTCTTTTTGAAATTGCGCAAAGCCGTTCATTCACAGAAAAGGATAATATCGATGAACGCTTCGATGAAGAGGGAAAAATTAAATTGTTAAGTGACCGTGCTGGAGCGGATTTATCACTTTCTATTGTAAAAACTGAAGACGGAATCGCTTTTTCAGTAAAATGGGACGACTCTGAAGAAGTTTTCAAAGGGTGGAACATGGCATGGGAAGAATTTATCTGGTGCTTAGGTGTTGTCAACAAACCACTTGAAGAAGCGGCAAAAAAAGCAGCTGAAGAAGCAAAACTTCGTGCAGCTGAAGAAGCATTGCTGGCAGAGGAAAATGCCGAACTTGAAGAAGCTGTAACAGAGGAAGCCGTAACAGAAGAAACTTCAACTGAAGAATCATCTAAATAATATTGTAAAACGCCTTCGCAAAAATTTGCGGAAGGCGTTTTTTCGTATACAGTACATAGGGGGTTCCGGCAGCAAAGATATAAAAACATCCAGCTCCTTTTTGGGGAAATGGATGTTTCTACTTTCTTATTTATCTGAACTGACAATCGCATAGCGTTCCCATTTTCGGCTGCGCCAGCGGAAAATAACGAGCACGGCACGGATCCATTCGTCACAGGCAATAGCCAGCCATACACCGACAAGGCCTAAATCAAGTACGAAGACGAATAAATAACCTAGCGATAGCCCGACGACAATCATTGAAACAAATCCGATTCGCACAGGGTATGCGGCATCCCCGGAAGCACGCAGTGAATTAATGATTGTAATGTTAATTGTTCTTCCTGTCTCCAGTAAAATACTTAATAGTAAAACACTAGCCCCGATTTTAATGATTTCTTCATTGTCAGTAAAGAGACCCATCAGCGGTTCTCTGAGGAGGGTAATAATTGCAACCATTGACAATGTAAAAATCAGCGCCGATTTTACGCCAAACCATACTTTAGTATAGGCCAGCTCCTTATCACCAGCTCCCACATAACGGCCGACCAAAATAGCTGTCGCCATCCCGATGGCCAATGCAAAAAGATAAGTAAACATCGAAATATTAACGGCATACTGACGGGCAGACAATGCCTCGGCTCCAATAAATGTTACATAATAGAGAAGGACGATTTGATTTGTCTGGTAGAGCACCTGCTCAAGCGCAGACGGTACCCCGATTTTTAAGATTTTAGATATATAGTTTTTGGATAATCTATAGTAATCCGCCCACTCAATACGAACTTCTAATGCCTGGTATAAAAGCCAGAAAAATACAGATGCAGCAAGCACACGACTAATAACTGAAGATATCGCTGCACCTTCAACACCAAGTTCCGGCATACCAAATTTACCGAAGATTAATATATAGTTTAAAACAACGTGCACAATATTCATCGCAAGCGACACATACATTGTTTGTTTCGTCCAGCCCTGTACACGGATAATTGAAGACATGGAAGTGATTAAAGCCTGAACGAATATGAATCCTCCGACAATGACTAAATAGCTTTGAGCTGCTTCCAATACAGCTCCTTGCAGATTCATCATCTTCATTAAAACATCGGAAAACAATAAAAATAACCCGCTGATGACTAAACCGACGAGCAAATTGAGAGTTACCGATAAAGCAGCAATTTGGGATGCTTCTGCAATAAGGCGAGATCCTAAATATTGAGAAACAACTATGGAAGCACCTGTACCGATTACCCCCAATAATAATATTGCGATTTGTATATATTGATTGGCTGTTCCTACTCCTGCTACTGCATCATCCGACACAGCACTTAACATAAAAGTATCCGCTAATCCCATCAGCATAAATAGGAACAACTCTAAAAATAATGGCCATGTTAACTTAAATAAACTTAATTCTTTCGTGCCTTTTTTCAATCAGTTCACTCTTTCTATAGTTTAAATCAAAACAAAAAATATATTAGCATAAATTGTTACTCTAGGATAGTTTTTTACTCATACGTTTAAAAAAGGTAAAAAGTCATGAGAAATTTGTAAAAAAATAGGCCATGTTTAGTTGGATTATTAAGTTAATTCAGATATTTGTAATATGTTCTCGACATAATTCGACTTTTTGTTATCGAATTGTAATATATGTGGTATGTAGTTGTCATCTTAATGAAATATTGAAAGGTTATGCTTGTTCATGTTGAATCAAAAAGATTTTTCACGACACTTTTTCTGGAGGGAAATATTCAAGTATGATCAAGAAAATAGTAGCATTTGTTGCGGTTATGGTCGCAAGCACATTTATTTTTGTAGGAACGTCAGAGGCA belongs to Solibacillus sp. FSL W7-1436 and includes:
- a CDS encoding homoserine dehydrogenase; protein product: MQKNKYRIHSNVLFEIAQSRSFTEKDNIDERFDEEGKIKLLSDRAGADLSLSIVKTEDGIAFSVKWDDSEEVFKGWNMAWEEFIWCLGVVNKPLEEAAKKAAEEAKLRAAEEALLAEENAELEEAVTEEAVTEETSTEESSK
- a CDS encoding YcdB/YcdC domain-containing protein translates to MKKWTSALGMSIVSLGLLASPALAEASVNPKEERVPIYVAMTDESVTKEQLIQILKTKLPEMFATYSNSDFQMTSMSYHYADDLTTRYELTFQKKVNKQTEGGSVSFRSDNLEIEHLYFNPANLKDALFPGKITEEQGRKIAEDFVKKVVSSSNYVLSTETPSYFSGLITEPITYNYTFNSTEKNIPIQDQSIVVSVLGDGKIQYFTQMSPDQKRMSFEEATNIVSKEAALEKMKDQLNLTLQYSIDYLSNSSKPSVKLVYLPAPNVIGLHATSNKWATTTGKTDSLNSKAALQPLAPKQLKESSPITIDDAKEIAKQLVESQGNTTKFTIDHAYEYQMNEQAVISVSYSYRYRNGSFGSSIEFNKNTGELISYSDYYSPIPFEDDETENAVPRMDKDKVLAAAEKYVKELAPTSVHEYAKLNTEPVYDKDSKVHYVNFPRIKNGLIVNGDSLSVTIDDEGKLKSFYRYPLEIEEWPDADATVSSEEAKKLFADALDVKLVYHRLQNEDGKYELVYVPTVNGQEYYQVDANSGEIVSPYAQAKKAKVTHPTAEKELNYLIQAGAIEVKDPNTFNADTAITQGQALQTIIKSITYFYEDYYAYRQEQPPVSFEHINPDHPYYNVVETATRLGILNPLEDELNIDQKVTNEQLAVWYIRTLGLEQAAKHPEIYQLTIKDAADVDPEKIGYVAISHVLGLQGTDQSMFLPKREVTYAQLAKSIIELAYEIAEKRNSGSYYY
- a CDS encoding MATE family efflux transporter, with the translated sequence MKKGTKELSLFKLTWPLFLELFLFMLMGLADTFMLSAVSDDAVAGVGTANQYIQIAILLLGVIGTGASIVVSQYLGSRLIAEASQIAALSVTLNLLVGLVISGLFLLFSDVLMKMMNLQGAVLEAAQSYLVIVGGFIFVQALITSMSSIIRVQGWTKQTMYVSLAMNIVHVVLNYILIFGKFGMPELGVEGAAISSVISRVLAASVFFWLLYQALEVRIEWADYYRLSKNYISKILKIGVPSALEQVLYQTNQIVLLYYVTFIGAEALSARQYAVNISMFTYLFALAIGMATAILVGRYVGAGDKELAYTKVWFGVKSALIFTLSMVAIITLLREPLMGLFTDNEEIIKIGASVLLLSILLETGRTINITIINSLRASGDAAYPVRIGFVSMIVVGLSLGYLFVFVLDLGLVGVWLAIACDEWIRAVLVIFRWRSRKWERYAIVSSDK